A genomic region of Homalodisca vitripennis isolate AUS2020 chromosome 5, UT_GWSS_2.1, whole genome shotgun sequence contains the following coding sequences:
- the LOC124363978 gene encoding serine-rich adhesin for platelets-like: MDSIRRRIPSLLKCVYFTILSLCLLSVIGWIYFSDAFQTEKYIVKGKLPSRTKRDVEILAECDMECKDEKDIDDYDVLLEYDYEDEEQSGSSAKSCVRTCKIVSVNKTSQSGSSTAIPVEEVTEKNTEASLSTSKAEDGTPTTQGKEEMHSTTQPVTTSSSTSKPTKEVEDSTPTEETTTDSGKSNFEMVISGNETQEDNETTSNFLPGGLEVQIETPPVDTPENFSEHSIDSKDETPTEELSVRLVPKVIRLSVLETELEDIRLLKPSDKPPLVYLPEYNSLLSLLNGSMSKILSEISAVKNLTKTNTAPDAEVQNSSNLFSDDKISTYEDRPALEDSPLANFKSLLQTPAEEATTPNYPETIKSSVNHSSILFTTSNSVEISTNTAATIVTSLNEYLKPNISTQYVELRSTIPTTHVQSTEEDYDLSTSTQNLGDYTEYANSTVTVSDVTEETNISTFGLNEASITIEPPVLENDKDELKSFGNISTTFLPLLYNLSYSSFDASETTTLPTNFRTGISNSTMNQNERVDSETSMENNTFSDNTSVKPSEISMENNTFSDNTSVNASEISMENNTFSDNTSVNASKTYSPQQD, from the exons ATGGATTCTATCCGGCGCCGTATCCCCTCActactgaaatgtgtttattttactatcttaTCTCTATGCTTGTTATCTGTGATTGGCTGGATTTACTTTTCGGac GCATTCCAAACAGAGAAATACATCGTGAAAGGAAAGCTTCCATCGAGAACGAAGAGAGACGTAGAGATTCTAGCTGAATGTGACATGGAGTGTAAGGACGAAAAAGACATCGATGACTATGACGTCCTTCTTGAGTATGACTACGAGGATGAAGAACAGAGTGGCTCCTCCGCGAAATCCTGTGTCCGCACTTGCAAGATTGTAAGCGTTAACAAGACCTCGCAGTCGGGGTCATCCACTGCCATTCCTGTCGAAGAAGTAACCGAGAAGAACACTGAGGCTTCGTTGTCGACCTCAAAGGCTGAGGATGGAACACCAACCACACAGGGTAAGGAAGAAATGCACTCTACAACACAGCCAGTCACGACTTCTTCTTCGACCTCTAAACCTACAAAAGAGGTGGAAGACTCGACGCCAACAGAAGAAACCACGACCGATTCTGGGAAATCTAATTTTGAAATGGTCATATCTGGAAATGAAACCCAAGAAGATAACGAAACCACTTCTAATTTCCTTCCTGGAGGTTTAGAGGTACAGATTGAAACGCCTCCCGTGGATACTCCGGAGAACTTCTCGGAACACTCAATTGATTCTAAGGATGAAACTCCAACTGAAGAACTATCGGTCAGGTTGGTTCCGAAGGTGATAAGACTATCCGTTTTGGAAACGGAATTAGAAGATATTCGGCTGTTAAAACCATCAGATAAACCACCGTTGGTCTATTTACCAGAATATAATtcattgttatcattattaaatgGATCAATGTCAAAAATTCTGTCGGAAATTTCAgcagttaaaaatttaactaaaacaaatactGCACCTGACGCTGAAGTACAGAATTCTAGTAATTTGTTTTCTGACGATAAGATTTCAACTTATGAAGACAGACCTGCTTTGGAAGATTCTCCGCTCgctaattttaaaagtttactccAAACCCCAGCAGAAGAGGCCACAACCCCAAATTATCCAGAAACTATAAAATCCAGTGTTAACCATAGCTCAATCTTGTTTACTACTTCAAATTCAGTTGAAATCTCAACAAACACTGCTGCTACAATTGTAACTTcactaaatgaatatttaaaaccaaatatatctACTCAATATGTTGAACTGAGATCCACTATTCCTACAACTCACGTTCAGAGCACCGAAGAAGATTATGACCTCAGCACATCTACTCAAAATCTAGGAGACTATACTGAGTACGCTAACAGTACTGTTACCGTGTCTGACGTAACGGAGGAGACAAACATTTCTACTTTTGGACTAAATGAGGCATCGATAACCATTGAACCACCCGTTCTTGAAAACGATAAGGACGAACTGAAAAGTTTTGGAAATATATCAACTACTTTTCTTCCATTGCTGTACAATTTGAGCTACTCTTCGTTTGATGCATCTGAAACTACGACTTTACCTACTAATTTTAGGACTGGGATATCAAATTCAACGATGAATCAAAACGAGAGAGTGGACTCTGAAACATCGATGGAGAACAATACCTTTAGTGACAACACATCAGTGAAGCCAAGTGAGATATCGATGGAGAACAATACCTTTAGTGACAACACATCAGTGAATGCAAGTGAGATATCGATGGAGAACAATACCTTTAGTGACAACACATCAGTGAATGCAAGTAAAACATATTCGCCACAACAGgattaa